Proteins co-encoded in one Actinomadura luteofluorescens genomic window:
- a CDS encoding GTP-binding protein: protein MNSARSDAPPPATAEPDEPDDRADGPRVALKILVAGGFGVGKTTMVGAVSEIRPLRTEEALTDVSVGVDDLDGVAAKTTTTVAMDFGRITLRDGVAIYLFGTPGQERFWFMWNELSRGALGAVVLADTRRLMASFASIDYFERKGTPFVVAVNCFDDADRYEAPEIRTALDIDPHVPVLLCDARRTVSAKQVLVSLVEHALRLAGGTRHA from the coding sequence ATGAACTCCGCGCGCTCTGACGCCCCGCCCCCCGCCACCGCGGAACCGGACGAGCCCGACGACCGGGCGGACGGCCCGCGCGTCGCGCTGAAGATCCTCGTCGCCGGAGGGTTCGGCGTCGGGAAGACGACCATGGTCGGCGCGGTCAGCGAGATCCGGCCGCTGCGCACCGAGGAGGCGCTGACCGACGTGAGCGTCGGCGTCGACGACCTCGACGGCGTCGCCGCCAAGACCACCACGACCGTGGCGATGGACTTCGGCCGCATCACGCTGCGCGACGGCGTCGCCATCTACCTGTTCGGGACGCCCGGCCAGGAGCGGTTCTGGTTCATGTGGAACGAGCTGTCGCGCGGCGCGCTCGGCGCGGTCGTGCTCGCCGACACGCGGCGGCTGATGGCGAGCTTCGCCTCGATCGACTACTTCGAGCGCAAGGGCACGCCGTTCGTCGTCGCCGTCAACTGCTTCGACGACGCCGACCGCTACGAGGCGCCCGAGATCCGGACGGCCCTGGACATCGACCCCCACGTCCCCGTCCTGCTGTGCGACGCCCGCCGGACGGTGTCGGCGAAGCAGGTGCTCGTCTCGCTGGTCGAGCACGCGCTGCGGCTCGCGGGCGGCACCCGGCACGCGTGA
- a CDS encoding DUF742 domain-containing protein, with product MDPSDGPGAPRGPGRERWLDAAAGPIVRPYAVTRGRTRPSGEPLDIVAILVATGRPPPEPGRLSRQQRRLLALCRRPHALADLASDLNLPFGVIRVLAGDLLDSGLLEVQRWSPAPSPSGPFGQATALQPHNDPNLLRRVLDELRAL from the coding sequence ATGGACCCCAGTGACGGGCCCGGTGCTCCCCGGGGTCCCGGCAGGGAACGGTGGCTCGACGCGGCCGCCGGACCGATCGTCCGCCCCTACGCGGTGACGCGCGGCCGCACCCGGCCGAGCGGCGAGCCGCTCGACATCGTGGCGATCCTCGTCGCGACCGGGCGGCCGCCGCCCGAGCCCGGCCGGCTCTCGCGCCAGCAGCGCCGGCTGCTGGCGCTGTGCCGGCGCCCGCACGCCCTCGCCGACCTCGCCTCGGACCTGAACCTGCCCTTCGGCGTGATCCGGGTACTGGCCGGCGACCTGCTCGACTCCGGCCTCCTGGAAGTCCAGCGATGGTCCCCGGCGCCGTCGCCGTCCGGGCCGTTCGGCCAGGCGACCGCGCTCCAGCCGCACAACGACCCGAACCTGCTCAGGAGGGTGCTCGATGAACTCCGCGCGCTCTGA
- a CDS encoding protein kinase domain-containing protein: MESGLRLTERYRLVERLDDGGTMEVWRAWDELLGRPVAVKVPAPAGTGPQRGFRRGVNRAAALSHAALETVFDSDQTRDASGRLAPFVVTEFLVGDTLTDRLRRGPLAVPEAASVCGQIAGALEAAHAAGVTHGDLKPDRVVLVRGDTGLDVKVVDTGIGGVVRSAGDGTEAADVRALGVIIAACLAPGASGELSALAARCMGPDAPSAAEVAALLARDEGPPNAVFAAPPDGHRTGALPPPPGRGNARLAALALVVAIPVTAAAAVLLSAPRSPVAVPAPARTSAAPPAPAPTFRTPQSATAPRVTDALGRLRPIVSRGYAAGEIRSDVAIDLDNVITNLENDLTADRNVDVGGRIAELHDKIVTRRRERGLSPGLAEELNRVLATVQT, translated from the coding sequence GTGGAATCGGGACTGCGGCTGACGGAGCGCTACCGCCTCGTGGAACGTCTCGACGACGGCGGGACGATGGAGGTCTGGCGCGCCTGGGACGAGCTGCTGGGCCGTCCCGTCGCGGTCAAGGTGCCGGCGCCCGCGGGCACCGGGCCGCAGCGGGGTTTCCGGCGGGGCGTGAACCGCGCCGCCGCGCTCTCCCACGCCGCCCTGGAGACGGTCTTCGACAGCGACCAGACCCGCGACGCGTCCGGCCGGCTCGCGCCCTTCGTCGTGACCGAGTTCCTGGTCGGCGACACCCTCACCGACCGGTTGCGGCGCGGACCGCTCGCCGTTCCCGAGGCGGCCTCCGTCTGCGGTCAGATCGCGGGGGCGCTGGAGGCCGCGCACGCCGCGGGCGTGACGCACGGCGACCTCAAGCCGGACAGGGTCGTGCTCGTCCGCGGCGACACCGGCCTCGACGTGAAGGTCGTCGACACCGGAATCGGCGGCGTCGTCCGGTCGGCGGGCGACGGCACGGAGGCCGCAGACGTGCGGGCGCTCGGCGTCATCATCGCCGCCTGCCTCGCCCCCGGCGCGTCCGGAGAACTGTCCGCGCTCGCCGCCCGCTGCATGGGTCCGGACGCCCCGTCCGCCGCCGAGGTCGCCGCCCTCCTCGCCCGCGACGAGGGACCGCCGAACGCCGTCTTCGCCGCCCCGCCCGACGGCCACCGGACCGGCGCCCTGCCTCCGCCGCCCGGCCGAGGGAACGCCCGCCTCGCCGCGCTCGCCCTGGTCGTGGCGATCCCGGTCACGGCCGCTGCGGCGGTCCTGCTCTCGGCGCCGCGCTCCCCGGTCGCCGTCCCGGCCCCGGCGCGGACGAGCGCCGCCCCTCCGGCCCCCGCGCCGACGTTCCGGACGCCGCAGTCGGCGACCGCTCCCCGCGTCACCGACGCGCTGGGGCGGCTGCGCCCCATCGTCAGCCGCGGCTACGCCGCCGGCGAGATCCGCTCCGACGTCGCGATCGACCTCGACAACGTCATCACGAACCTGGAGAACGACCTCACCGCCGACCGGAACGTCGACGTCGGCGGCCGGATCGCCGAACTGCACGACAAGATCGTCACGCGCCGCCGCGAGCGCGGCCTGTCCCCCGGGCTCGCCGAAGAACTGAACCGCGTCCTCGCCACCGTCCAGACATGA
- a CDS encoding DUF2975 domain-containing protein: MTWATRWSRFDTHFLELVIGLGLLLVGLFQALFPILGVTGPFPPIDTRDVDLRSTAQVPDLASGGTSLRGTHHAELAVGDPGLWDRVLLAAPEVARAVLIIVILSILLRMAATFRGGDVFVPANVRRLFAISTAVLLLGIAAPALDMLTTNALVSGTPLEDAVEIGFEVRASTVLLAILIAALAGAFGHGTRLRADTEGLV; the protein is encoded by the coding sequence ATGACCTGGGCGACGCGCTGGTCCCGTTTCGACACCCATTTCCTGGAGCTGGTCATCGGCCTGGGCCTGCTGCTGGTCGGGCTCTTCCAGGCCCTCTTCCCGATCCTCGGCGTGACCGGCCCCTTCCCGCCTATCGACACCCGCGACGTCGACCTGCGCTCCACCGCGCAGGTGCCGGACCTGGCCTCCGGCGGGACGTCCCTGCGCGGCACCCACCACGCGGAACTGGCGGTCGGCGACCCCGGCCTCTGGGACCGGGTGCTGCTCGCCGCCCCCGAGGTCGCCCGCGCCGTGCTGATCATCGTGATCCTGTCGATCCTGCTGCGGATGGCCGCGACGTTCCGCGGCGGCGACGTGTTCGTCCCGGCGAACGTCCGGCGGCTTTTCGCGATCTCCACGGCCGTGCTGCTGCTCGGCATCGCGGCCCCCGCCCTCGACATGCTCACCACGAACGCGCTGGTCAGTGGCACGCCGCTGGAGGACGCGGTCGAGATCGGCTTCGAGGTGCGGGCCTCGACCGTCCTGCTGGCCATCCTGATCGCCGCCCTGGCCGGGGCGTTCGGGCACGGCACCCGCCTGCGCGCCGACACCGAGGGCCTGGTCTGA
- a CDS encoding winged helix-turn-helix transcriptional regulator yields MTISLEGHFADRDAWSMQNCPVARTLAALGPPSAVLVLSEAFFGTNRFGDFVRNLGMTESAVTARLRHLVDAGLLTREPYQEPGQRTRYEYHLTKMGLDLAPTLVSLMEWGETYLPHEEGRQVMLTHARCGERVTAQVRCADGHDVAVDEIVMGPPGAADGEQGDGGSGG; encoded by the coding sequence GTGACAATCTCACTGGAAGGGCACTTCGCCGACCGTGACGCCTGGTCGATGCAGAACTGCCCGGTCGCGAGGACGCTCGCCGCGCTCGGCCCGCCGTCGGCGGTGCTGGTGCTGAGCGAGGCCTTCTTCGGGACGAACCGATTCGGCGACTTCGTGCGCAACCTCGGCATGACGGAGTCGGCCGTCACCGCCCGGCTGCGCCACCTCGTCGACGCCGGCCTGCTCACCAGGGAGCCCTATCAGGAGCCGGGGCAGCGCACGCGGTACGAGTACCACCTGACGAAGATGGGCCTGGACCTCGCGCCCACCCTCGTCAGCCTCATGGAATGGGGCGAGACCTACCTCCCGCACGAGGAGGGGCGCCAGGTCATGCTGACGCACGCCCGCTGCGGCGAGCGCGTGACGGCGCAGGTCAGATGCGCGGACGGCCACGACGTCGCGGTGGACGAGATCGTCATGGGCCCGCCGGGCGCGGCGGACGGCGAGCAGGGCGACGGCGGGTCCGGGGGCTGA
- a CDS encoding helix-turn-helix domain-containing protein → MPPEDPHQITVHLDAILAERGITLVELAERVGVTPVNLSILKNGRAKAIRFTTLSALCRELACQPGDILSRAEE, encoded by the coding sequence ATGCCGCCCGAGGACCCCCACCAGATCACCGTCCACCTGGACGCGATCCTCGCCGAGCGCGGCATCACCCTGGTGGAGCTGGCCGAACGCGTAGGGGTGACGCCCGTCAACCTCTCCATCCTGAAGAACGGCCGCGCCAAGGCCATCCGCTTCACAACCTTGAGCGCCCTGTGCCGAGAGCTGGCCTGCCAGCCCGGCGACATCCTCTCCCGAGCCGAGGAATGA
- a CDS encoding nitrate- and nitrite sensing domain-containing protein, with amino-acid sequence MSRTTPRDDASGRRPRRRRPIRLRITALLLVPLVSLITLWAFAANITLGDAFDKYDFSTTYEKVGLPGIYLVNQLQAERSLSVVALSTRDPADRQKLGGQRARVSAVDKAFRSTALSPDARDAAEPETKRRLAEAVRALDRLPQLRARVDSGRAQPLEVINSYSVLLDQVIKVFDGLVTVNDVAIFTQGRALIGIGNARAYMLREDSLVTAAMARNGRLTAAEHTAFVQWAAEGRRVFEAGLADLNEQIRGPIGRLAASPEFQRYRAAEDAIVGARGDRLPPEAADWQATTQLLSQAWAQKVTEASLALNEMAKPIGERIIMRLVLAGGFGLLAVIASILLSLLAARSLSRELRGLQRAALKLAEDRLPGVVARLRRGEEVDVDAEAPPLVIGKSREVARVGDAFTKVQHTAIETAVRESYLRQGISRVFLNVAWRSQSLLHRQLRMLDEMERDASDPKVLEDLFRLDHLTTRMRRHAEGLVILSGTSPGRGWSRPVHVEDVLRAAVAEVEDYTRVEIVVVSGQAAVIGEAVADIIHLLAELIENATVFSPAPTEVLVRGEMGANGFAVDIIDRGIGLDQSELDALNLRLARPPEFDLAVTDRLGLFVVGRLAGRHGIRVALQPSLYGGVSAVVLIPRQLIVDADQPEDEDGAVQAGPVQQRGAAAVNGSMRAWPTPPAPSSTATLNAPVYDIAPVQDVASTDTAPNRAIPGSPAPNGAAPDAMGPAGEAAPPETPVSFPHWGSEEKPDQNAAVGFDDGDQTPTSFGTPPPHGPPPTDATRPFQAAGPRAPAFGGGSYGGAADRYGAPASFGETPFGESPFGGTQFGDAQTTGGGRAPLPRRVRGGSLAPQLRDAGTYEDTGSYEETGPYGEESAATGDAIAAWEERSAEASRDLFASLQAGWLRGRDEDEAPEGPGMEGRS; translated from the coding sequence ATGTCCCGCACGACACCCCGTGACGACGCGTCCGGCCGAAGGCCCCGGCGCAGGCGTCCCATCCGGCTGCGGATCACGGCGCTGCTGCTGGTCCCGCTGGTGTCCCTCATCACCCTGTGGGCGTTCGCCGCGAACATCACGCTCGGCGACGCGTTCGACAAGTACGACTTCTCCACGACGTACGAGAAGGTGGGCCTCCCCGGCATCTACCTGGTGAACCAGCTCCAGGCGGAGCGTTCCCTCAGCGTCGTCGCGCTCAGCACACGCGACCCCGCGGACCGGCAGAAGCTGGGCGGGCAGCGCGCCCGGGTGAGCGCCGTGGACAAGGCGTTCCGCTCGACCGCGCTGTCGCCCGACGCGCGGGACGCGGCCGAGCCGGAGACCAAGCGGCGCCTCGCCGAGGCGGTCCGGGCGCTCGACCGGCTCCCGCAGCTGCGCGCCAGGGTCGACTCGGGCCGGGCCCAGCCGCTGGAGGTCATCAACTCCTACAGCGTCCTGCTCGACCAGGTCATCAAGGTCTTCGACGGCCTGGTGACCGTCAACGACGTCGCCATCTTCACGCAGGGCCGGGCGCTGATCGGCATCGGCAACGCCCGCGCCTACATGCTGCGGGAGGACTCGCTCGTCACCGCGGCGATGGCGCGCAACGGGCGGCTCACGGCCGCCGAGCACACCGCGTTCGTCCAGTGGGCCGCGGAGGGGCGCCGCGTGTTCGAGGCCGGCCTCGCCGACCTGAACGAGCAGATCCGCGGGCCGATCGGCAGGCTCGCCGCGTCCCCGGAGTTCCAGCGGTACCGGGCGGCCGAGGACGCGATCGTGGGCGCCCGCGGCGACCGGCTGCCGCCCGAGGCCGCGGACTGGCAGGCCACCACGCAGCTGCTGTCGCAGGCGTGGGCGCAGAAGGTCACCGAGGCGAGCCTCGCGCTCAACGAGATGGCCAAGCCGATCGGTGAGCGGATCATCATGCGGCTCGTCCTGGCGGGCGGGTTCGGGCTGCTCGCGGTGATCGCCTCGATCCTGCTGTCGCTGCTGGCCGCGCGCAGCCTGTCGCGGGAGCTGCGGGGGCTGCAGCGCGCCGCGCTGAAGCTCGCCGAGGACCGGCTGCCCGGCGTCGTCGCCCGGCTGCGGCGTGGTGAGGAGGTGGACGTGGACGCCGAGGCACCGCCGCTGGTCATCGGCAAGTCGCGGGAGGTCGCGCGCGTCGGCGACGCCTTCACCAAGGTGCAGCACACCGCGATCGAGACCGCCGTGCGGGAGTCCTACCTGCGGCAGGGCATCAGCCGCGTGTTCCTCAACGTCGCGTGGCGCAGCCAGTCGCTGCTGCACCGCCAGCTGCGGATGCTGGACGAGATGGAGCGCGACGCCTCCGACCCCAAGGTGCTGGAGGACCTGTTCCGCCTCGACCACCTCACCACCCGCATGCGCCGCCACGCGGAGGGCCTGGTCATCCTGTCCGGGACGTCCCCGGGGCGGGGCTGGAGCCGGCCGGTGCACGTCGAGGACGTGCTGCGCGCCGCCGTCGCCGAGGTCGAGGACTACACCCGGGTCGAGATCGTCGTGGTGTCCGGGCAGGCCGCGGTGATCGGCGAGGCCGTCGCCGACATCATCCACCTGCTCGCCGAGCTGATCGAGAACGCCACGGTGTTCTCGCCCGCGCCGACCGAGGTGCTCGTCCGCGGCGAGATGGGCGCCAACGGGTTCGCCGTCGACATCATCGACCGCGGCATCGGGCTCGACCAGTCCGAGCTGGACGCGCTGAACCTGCGGCTGGCGCGGCCGCCCGAGTTCGACCTGGCCGTCACCGACCGCCTCGGGCTGTTCGTCGTCGGCCGCCTCGCCGGCCGGCACGGCATCAGGGTCGCGCTGCAGCCGTCCCTGTACGGGGGCGTCAGCGCCGTCGTGCTGATCCCGCGCCAGCTGATCGTGGACGCCGACCAGCCCGAGGACGAGGACGGCGCCGTCCAGGCCGGTCCCGTCCAGCAGCGGGGCGCGGCGGCGGTGAACGGGTCGATGCGCGCCTGGCCCACGCCGCCGGCGCCGTCGTCCACCGCGACGCTCAACGCGCCGGTGTACGACATCGCCCCCGTCCAGGACGTGGCGTCGACCGATACGGCGCCCAACCGGGCGATCCCCGGCAGTCCGGCGCCCAACGGCGCGGCGCCCGACGCCATGGGGCCGGCCGGTGAAGCGGCGCCGCCAGAGACGCCGGTGTCCTTCCCCCACTGGGGGAGCGAGGAGAAACCGGACCAGAACGCGGCGGTGGGGTTCGACGACGGTGACCAGACCCCGACGTCGTTCGGGACCCCACCGCCGCACGGTCCGCCGCCGACCGACGCCACGCGTCCGTTCCAGGCCGCCGGGCCCCGGGCCCCCGCCTTCGGCGGCGGTTCCTACGGCGGAGCGGCCGACCGGTACGGCGCTCCCGCGTCGTTCGGAGAGACGCCGTTCGGCGAGTCCCCGTTCGGCGGGACGCAGTTCGGGGACGCGCAGACGACCGGCGGAGGGCGGGCCCCGCTGCCGCGCCGGGTGCGCGGCGGGAGCCTCGCGCCCCAGCTGCGCGACGCCGGCACCTACGAAGACACCGGTTCCTACGAGGAGACCGGCCCGTACGGAGAAGAGTCCGCCGCCACCGGCGACGCCATCGCCGCCTGGGAGGAACGGTCGGCGGAGGCGTCCCGGGACCTGTTCGCGTCCCTGCAGGCGGGCTGGCTGCGCGGCCGGGACGAGGACGAGGCGCCCGAGGGGCCCGGCATGGAGGGAAGATCATGA
- a CDS encoding roadblock/LC7 domain-containing protein: protein MTYQGVAAELNFLLDDLVDRVPQIRKVVVLSRDGLVMGMSRGVGREDSEYLAALAAGFHSLAVGARPQLDSGEIRQTLVEMDKGLFFVVPAGANSCLALLSEVGANAGLVAYEMTMLVKRVGRQLSTGLRQGAPGPGHR from the coding sequence ATGACCTATCAGGGAGTGGCCGCGGAGCTGAACTTCCTCCTCGACGACCTGGTCGACCGGGTCCCGCAGATCAGGAAGGTGGTCGTGCTGTCCCGGGACGGGCTCGTCATGGGCATGTCGCGGGGCGTCGGGCGGGAGGACTCCGAGTACCTCGCGGCCCTCGCCGCCGGGTTCCACAGCCTCGCCGTCGGGGCCCGGCCGCAACTGGACTCCGGCGAGATCCGGCAGACGCTCGTCGAGATGGACAAGGGCCTGTTCTTCGTCGTCCCGGCCGGGGCCAACAGCTGCCTCGCGCTGCTCAGCGAGGTCGGCGCCAACGCCGGCCTCGTGGCCTACGAGATGACGATGCTGGTCAAGCGGGTCGGCAGGCAGCTGTCCACCGGACTCAGGCAGGGCGCGCCCGGACCCGGACACCGGTGA
- a CDS encoding MFS transporter — MVEQSQVRGAGRIRRGPVLAVLSVASFMAGLDLFIVNVAFTDIGRDFAGESMADLSWVLNGYAIVFAALLVPLGRLADRYGRKAGLLLGLTVFTLASQACAAAPSLWWLVAFRVVQAAGAAALIPTSLGLLLSAYPAERRGGAVRIWSAASAIAAAAGPAVGGVLVDASWRWVFEVNVPIGIAAVLLAARLVPDSREGVTARVPDLVGTAVATAAIALLALGVVKINDWPGERTVLVAAAALLGLAWFWLRSLRHPAPVIEPALLAVRTFLWSNAAVLLFTVAFAANLLLGVLWMQQVWHYSPIRTGLAVAPGPLMVPVMALIAGRLAARVPVGLITAAGCMLCAFGVVLIATSLGPVPAYAAQMLPGWLIGGTGVGLALPTILSAAAVELPSHRYATGSAVVNMSRQIGAVLGVSLAVAVLGTPRGYTDAHTAYVHAWLMVGAFMVIAAITALGMTPRRPRPSRPVPEPETEVIARA, encoded by the coding sequence ATGGTGGAACAAAGTCAGGTGCGCGGCGCGGGCCGGATCCGCAGGGGACCGGTGCTCGCGGTGCTCTCCGTCGCCTCCTTCATGGCGGGCCTCGACCTGTTCATCGTCAACGTGGCGTTCACCGACATCGGCCGCGACTTCGCCGGGGAGTCGATGGCCGACCTGTCGTGGGTGCTCAACGGATACGCGATCGTGTTCGCCGCCCTGCTCGTGCCGCTCGGCCGGCTCGCCGACCGCTACGGCCGCAAGGCCGGCCTCCTCCTCGGCCTCACCGTCTTCACTCTCGCCTCCCAGGCGTGCGCCGCCGCCCCCTCGCTGTGGTGGCTCGTCGCCTTCCGCGTCGTCCAGGCCGCGGGCGCCGCGGCGCTCATCCCCACCAGCCTCGGGCTGCTGCTGTCGGCGTACCCCGCCGAGCGGCGCGGCGGCGCGGTGCGGATCTGGTCCGCGGCCTCGGCGATCGCCGCCGCGGCCGGGCCCGCGGTCGGCGGCGTCCTGGTCGACGCCTCCTGGCGCTGGGTCTTCGAAGTCAACGTCCCCATCGGCATCGCGGCGGTGCTGCTCGCCGCCCGCCTCGTGCCCGACTCCCGCGAAGGCGTGACGGCCCGCGTCCCCGACCTGGTCGGGACCGCCGTGGCGACCGCGGCGATCGCGCTGCTGGCACTCGGCGTAGTGAAGATCAACGACTGGCCGGGCGAACGGACCGTCCTCGTGGCCGCCGCCGCGCTGCTCGGCCTCGCCTGGTTCTGGCTGCGGTCCCTGCGCCACCCCGCGCCGGTGATCGAACCCGCGCTGCTGGCCGTCCGCACCTTCCTGTGGTCCAACGCCGCCGTCCTGCTGTTCACCGTCGCGTTCGCCGCCAACCTGCTGCTCGGCGTGCTGTGGATGCAGCAGGTCTGGCACTACTCGCCGATCCGCACCGGGCTCGCCGTCGCGCCCGGCCCCCTGATGGTCCCCGTCATGGCGCTCATCGCCGGACGCCTCGCCGCCCGCGTCCCCGTCGGGCTGATCACCGCCGCCGGGTGCATGCTGTGCGCCTTCGGCGTCGTCCTGATCGCGACGAGCCTGGGCCCCGTACCCGCCTACGCCGCGCAGATGCTGCCGGGCTGGCTCATCGGCGGCACCGGCGTCGGCCTCGCCCTCCCCACCATCCTGTCCGCGGCCGCGGTCGAACTGCCCTCCCACCGCTACGCCACGGGCAGCGCCGTGGTGAACATGAGCCGGCAGATCGGCGCGGTACTCGGCGTCAGCCTGGCCGTCGCCGTCCTCGGCACCCCGCGCGGCTACACCGACGCCCACACCGCCTACGTCCACGCCTGGCTGATGGTCGGCGCGTTCATGGTGATCGCAGCGATCACCGCCCTTGGCATGACCCCGCGCCGGCCCCGGCCGTCCCGTCCCGTCCCCGAGCCAGAAACGGAAGTGATCGCCCGCGCCTGA